From the genome of Acinetobacter sp. TR3:
CTCAATTTGTGTGCGTGCAGAACGTGCGTTTAATGCCTATCTAGAAGGTGGTTGTCAAGTTCCAATCGCAGGATATGCAACTTTAGCCAATGATCAGCTCAGCATAGAAGGTCGTGTGGGAAGTGTTGATGGGAAAATCTTACTAAAACAACAATTGGTTGGAACTTCAGAAGATGCTGAACAATTAGGTGAACAACTTGCACAATGCTTATTGGAGCAAGGTGCAGGTGAATTGTTAAAAGCGCTTTATTAATGCTTTTTATTAATACGCGCCCTGAAGACCGTGCTGTGAACTTAACGCAAGCATTGTTGGAAGTGGGTCATCAGGTTATCAATCTGCCATTATTGGAACTTGTTGCTGAACCTTTTTCGTTGAATTTACGTGAACTGTATCAGCAACTTGAGCAGGTGCAAGTTATTGTTGTGGTCAGCCCGACCGCCGTTGATGTCGGTATGCAATATTTACAACAACAAAAGATATCCTTAGATCAACTCAAGCATGTGCAATGGATCGCAGTGGGGCAAGCAACGGCCCAAGCACTCGCAAAATTTAATGTAGACAGTCACATCCCCGAGGTTGAAAATTCAGAAGGTATGCTAGATCTCCCGATATTAAATCAACACGTGCATTTGGATAAAGTTGCTTTTTGGCGTGGTCTTGGGGGGCGGCAGTTTATGATGCAACGGTTGCAACAGCAAGGTGTCGAGATTCTTAATTTTGTTCTTTATCGTCGCCAATGCCCAATACAAAGTGTTACGCTTTTTCCAAAAATTTTAAAAAAAATAATGCCAAGTCAACCTGTTATGGTGTTGATTAGTAGTGAGGCGAGTTGGAATAATTGGCAGCAGCTTTGTGGTCAAAATAATATAGATGTGAAATGGATATATTTGGCGCTAGGTGAACGTTTAGCGCAGCTACTCAAAAATGCACGATTGCAAACACATCAAGAGATTAACATTATTCAGCTTGATAATTTATCTACATCAGAGATTATTCAACGTATCGGTGCTTGGCAAGGGCGTATATGAGAAAGATTGTTTACCTGATTTTATTACTAAGTTTATTATGGTTAGCCAAACTTAGTTATGACGTAGCACAATATTCTCAGATCGTTCCTCAACTCCAGCAACAGCTTACACAGCAGCAGCAACGTTATTCTTTGCTGAATGATCAATTTGTCGCTGTGCAGCGACAATTGCAAGATGCTCATTTATCTGACCCTTCAGAAGCTTCGAGCTTACCCAGTATGGTCACGGGTGTTGCTCCTGTTATATTAATCAAACAGCAATTAGAGTTAGTTCAATTCGCAATAGATCAACAACAGTTCATTTATGCGATTGATCAATTAAATCAAGTACAGCAGCATATTGTTCAATATACGGTTTCTCCTGCTTTACAGCATAGTCTGATGAAAGCGATCGAACAGGATAAACAAGCTATTCAACATTATGTGCTTATCCAAACCCAACAGCAGCAACAGATTGATACTTTATTGCAGCAGTTGGATCAAAAGCTTTTACAAGAAGTGCATAACCCAACTATTAAAATGCAAAAAGCTGAAGCTTCTTCATGGTGGTCTTGGTTCAAATTTGAAAAGGTGCAACGTACACAGCCTGATTTAATCAATCGTCATCTCATTTTAAAGGAAGCCCAGTTACGGTTACTGCTTGCTTCGCAGGCTTTACATCAAGGGCAGGCATCTGAGTATCGCAAATCCGTTCAAGAGGTAATTCGATTATTATCAATATTACCTGATCAAAACAGTCAAACGATCAAGCAAAAATTAGAAAAGCTGTTAAATCTTTCAGTTATTCCGACACCTAAATTAATGACCCTTGGTTTACTGGGGTAATGTAATTATGAAACAATTGGTGCTCATTTATTTACTTGTAAGCCTATTATTTTTTGCTATGTTTGCCATGCTGAGCTATGGCTACGGTAATGGCTATGTGTATATTTACTGGCGCGATTGGCAGTTCCAAAGCAGTTTATGGGGCTTAATCGCACTTTTTATTGTGATTAGTTTATTTGCACAGTTGTTATGGTTTGTGAGTCGCAGATATTTTGCGCGAGAACAGCGTAAGAAAGAAAATATTTTACAATTTAAAGATCTACATCCATATGAACAGCTCGGTATAGTCTGGCTGCTTGATGCGGCAAAAGAACAGCAAGAATTTATTGAGCGTGTTTTTACTCAATCAGGCTTACTGAGTAATATTGTTGATGCGCAATTTGATTATAAAAATGGTGACTATCAACTCGCTTTGCAGAAACTAGAGAAATCAGCACCGATGGCCTTTGAGCTTGCAGAACTACAGCGGATCGATATTTTCTTAGAACAACATGAAACAGAAAAAGCATTAACCCATTTAGAATTCCTTGCACAGCATCAACTTTCACCTTGGTTGGCTGAGATTGAAACTGCTTACCAACAACGTATTACTGTTTTGTGGGGCAAACTTGCCTTACAACAGCCTTGGTTATTTTTACAATCAATTCAGCATGGTTTATTAAGTGCAGAACATCGCGATCTTTGGTTGCAACAATTACTCATACAGTTTGATCAAGCATCTGTGGATGACTTAGCTGCACTGCAACAGCGATATATTGCTCTAGAGAATGAAATTCAAGCACGACCATATAGTAGTAAGGTTTTGTGGTTGAAATTATTAGCACGTATGCCAGAAATGGGATTGCAGCATGAGGATCTTGCATTGCATTTATTGCAAGAAAATTTCGATCCAGAGGTTTTTTATCTTTGGTTCCAACAGCAACTACTGAAGCAAATTCCCGATTATAGCTATGTTGAGCAACGTATTATTCAGCTAGAACAGCGTTACACGAGTGTTCCAATGTTGACCTTTGCAAAATGGCATATTTATGTTGCAACTCAACGTTCAGAAGAAGCTGAGCAATTATTAACTTTATATCCTGATAATATATTAATGAGCTATTTGCGGATTAAATCAACGCTTGGAGATAATCTGGATTTAATCAGACAGTTGAATTTAATCTTTGAAAATGATGTTAATTTTTTAAACTTTAAGATATGAGTGGAATATGAAAGAACTGTCTGTCTACCCTGTTGTATATCGACAAACAATTGCTTGGGGAGATATGGATGCTTTTGGGCATGTAAATAATGTGCAGTATTATCGTTATATTGAAAGTGCACGAATTGCTTATTTAATGGCATTAAATATTTTTGATCAAGATATAGTGACGGTGGTAGCCTCTAGTCAATGTAAATATTTAAAGCCAGTATTTTATCCTGATTTGCTGCATATTGGTGCACGTATTGAAGAGCTCAGAAATAGTGCTTTTCGAATGCATTATAGTTTATGGAGTGAAACACAAAACCAAATCGTTGCAACAGGAGAGGCGGTGATGGTTTGTCTTGATAAATTAACGTCCAATAAACAAGCTATTCCTGAATTGATTAAACAAAATATTATTGCTATTGAACAAAGTGTTGGAAATAATCTTGCATTAAAATAATTTTTATAAAGACTATTATGTCTATATTGATTCATTAAAGGCTTGGTTTTATATAATTGGCTTGCTTATTTAAGGATTGATTTAAAAATAAGATAAGCTTTTTATATGAAACTTATTGTCATAAAACCATCAAAAATTAAGAAAAAATTAATATTGATAAGATTTGGTAAGAACTGTTTTTTATAATCGAATTGAAATTAAATAGAGCCTGATTGATCAAATAATGCTGATATTTTTTGTTTTATTGTAAATATAAGATGATTTATGGTTATATTGTGATTAATTTGACTAATTTAATATTGATTATTTAATTGTATATAAATTAATATAGAATTGAATCTTTGAATTCATTTTTTATTTTGAGTGATATATTTCTTTTTGAGTTGGAGTGGTTCTCATGAAACCAGATATTAGTGATTTATCTGTGGAAGATTTAAAACGTTTACAGGTAGAAGCAGAAGCTTTAATTTTAAGTAAAAAAGATCAAGCAATTGAAGATGCTTATAATCAAATTATTGCGATTGCTGAAGCCGTTGGTTTTAGCGTTGAAGAATTATTAGAGTTAGGTGAGCAAAAGCGTAAGAAAACAACGCGCAAAGCAGTAGAACCACGCTACCGTAATAAAAATAATACAGAAGAAACTTGGACTGGTCGTGGTAAACAGCCACGTTGGTTAGTTGCTGAATTAGAAAAAGGCGCAAAACTTGAAGATTTTCTAATCTAAACAAGTTTTAGTCGTCATCGTTTTGTCATACGATGATTCTATGCTTCATTAAAGCCAAGCTTAAAAAGCTTGGTTTTTTTATATGAGAGAATTGGCGATGTTGAAAAAGTATGCATAATGTCATTCAGGGGCGAGTGTCTCTAAAAGGATGATATTTTGCATTTGGTAAGGGTGGAATGAAGAAAAATACCAAACAATGGAAGTGGTGGGTTTTTGCCATTTTTGCATTTTTAATTTTTATTATTTTACAAATTCCAGCAACATGGTTAATTGCGAAATTTTCTAAAGATAATCAAATCTTACATAATGTTAGCGGCAATATTTGGCAGGGACAAGCGGATTGGCAAAAAGGTCAGTTACGTGGTTCTGTGCATTGGAAAACCCGTCCTTTAGATTTATTAATGTTGCGTCTTGGTGCAAATCTCGATATTCACAGCGGGAATACCCAATTTAATGGCATTTTTGGTTACGGTTTAGGTCAAAAGATTTTGATCAAAGATTTGCAAGGTGAAATTGCACCAGAGACTTTAAAGTATTTTGCCAATTGGCAGTGGCCTGAGAATTCAATTCAACTTAAAGATGTACAATTTAATTATCAAAAAGAAAAAGGCTTTACTTCAACTCAAGGTAAATTGCACTGGGGTGGTGGTGAGTTGAATTATACCTTTGGTCAACGCCAAGATCGTATGAATATGCCTTCATTAACTGCAGAAATGAAAGATGAAAATGGACAATTGCAAATAGATGTTCGGGATCAGCAAAGTCAGAAAATGGCGAATCTAAGTTTAGACCCGAATCTTATGCTCGATGTTCAATTGACACAGCGGATGTTATTAAATGTACCATCTTATCAAGGTAAAGCGGGACTCGACACTTATGTGATTAGTTCTCGCCAACCATTGTTGCAAGGTGGTTTTTAATGAAAACAATAGCACAAAAACTACAACAGTTTCGTTGGCAGCAATTCGATAAAACAAGTGCTTTTATCCTAGCCTTACTAATTTTATGGTTGTGCTGGAAGTTAGCTTCTTTATTTTGGTGGGTGGTGGCTCCACCTCAGCCGATGCAGTTTGATCGTGTTGCATTAGGTTCACAACAGGCGCAAGTTCCTAATATTAGTTCTTTTGCACTATTTAATGAACCTGCTGCCACGACAGCACAAGATAATGTCAATGTGGAGTTGCAGGGCGTACTGTTGGGTTATCCAAGCTATTTGTCATCGGCGGTTATTAAGTTAAACGATACTGCTGAACGTTATCGTGTTGGTGAAACCATCGGTTCAACTTCCTATCAACTGGCGGAAGTGTATTGGGACCATGTCATTCTGAAGCAGGGTAATGGTGCAACACGAGAAGTTAAATTTAAGGGTTTAGATAATGGTTTATACCAGCCAATTACCCCTGTATTAAACCCTCAAGCTGCAACACCTCAAACACCTGCGCCTGCTCAAAACTCATCGCAATCTGCACTAGGACAAGCGATCCAACAAATGCAGGAAAATCGTGAGCAGTATTTAAAAAATATGGGAGTGAGTGGTGGTTCAGACGGTTACGAAATCTCAGATCGAACACCAACGAATTTAAAAAATACCTTGGGTTTGCGGTCTGGTGATCGTATTCTATCGATCAACGGTCAGACAGTCGGGCAGGGTCTTAGCGAAGTGCAATTATTAGAGCAAGTACGTCGTGAAGGACATGCCAAAATAGAAATAAAACGTGGTGATCAAGTGATGACCATACAACAAAGTTTTTAGTGATAACACGTCATCACATTAGTTAGGAATAAGTGCAGGTTATGGCTTTCTTGAATCATCAACGTCCACTTTGGGCACTACTTGCTGCCGCACCTTTGGTTGCGACCATCAGTACCAATGTGCAAGCACAAACATGGAAGATTAATCTACGTGATGCGGATTTAACGGCATTTATTAATGAAGTCGCTGATATTACGGGTAAGAACTTTGCAGTTGATCCTCGTGTGCGCGGGAACGTTACTGTTATTTCCAATAAACCTCTCAATAAAGATGAGGTGTATGACCTATTTTTAGGTGTATTGAATGTTAATGGTGTAGTTGCACTTCCATCAGGTAATACGGTCAAGTTAGTCCCCGATAGCAATGCTAAAAACTCAGGGATTCCTTACGATGCACGAAGTCGTGCAGGTGGTGATCAAATTGTTACTCGCGTCATTTGGTTACAAAATACGAATCCAAATGATTTGATTCCTGCGTTACGACCATTGATGCCGCAATTTGCACATTTGGCTGCTGTTGCTGGCACCAATGCTTTGATTGTTTCAGATCGTGCCACGAATATTTATCAACTTGAAAATATTATCCGTAATTTGGATGGTACAGGGCAAAATGATATTGAAGCGATCAGTTTACAATCAAGTCAGGCTGAAGAAGTTATTGGTTTGCTCGAAACCATGAGTGCAACAGGTGCCTCTAAAGATTTTATTGGTTCGCGTGTGCGAATTATTGCAGATAATCGAACCAATCGTATTTTAATTAAGGGTGATCCTGATTCACGCAAACGTTTACGCCAGATGATTGAAATGCTCGATGTTCCATCGGCAGATCGCTTGGGTGGTTTGAAAGTATTCCGTTTGAAATATGCGAGTGCCAAGAACTTAGCTGAAATTCTACAAGGTTTAGTCACAGGGCAGTCAGTTTCGTCCTCATCAAATTCTAGTGCTAGTAAATCAAACTCAATTAGCAATCTAGTTTCAAATAATCAAAATTCGGGTTCATCGACGGGAACTTCAACCTCTTCAATTTCCACACCGTCAATTAATCTTAACAATAACAGTAATAATAGCCAAAATAGTGGTGTTACAAGCTTTAATAGTGCTGGTGTGAGTATTATTGCAGATAGCACTCAAAATGCTTTGGTTGTTAAAGCTGATCCGCAATTGATGCGTGAAATTGAGGCAGCCATTCAGCAGTTAGATACTCGACGTCAGCAAGTCTTGATCGAGGCTGCTATTATTGAAATTGTAGGTAGTGATGCTGATCAACTTGGTGTGCAATGGGCATTAGGTGATCTCAATAGCGGCGTTGGATTAATTAACTTTTCGAATGTTGGCTCTAGTATTTCTAAGCTCGCAGCAGGTTATTTAACAGGTGGGGCGGCTGGTGTTGGTTCCGCACTTGGTACAGGTTCATCCATTATCTTGGGTGAATACAAGGAAGGTGCGAATGGCTCGCGTAAATTGTATGGTGCTCTCATTCAAGCGCTAAAAGAAAATAAAAAATCAAATTTATTGTCTACACCATCTATCGTGACAA
Proteins encoded in this window:
- the gspN gene encoding type II secretion system protein N, whose product is MKKNTKQWKWWVFAIFAFLIFIILQIPATWLIAKFSKDNQILHNVSGNIWQGQADWQKGQLRGSVHWKTRPLDLLMLRLGANLDIHSGNTQFNGIFGYGLGQKILIKDLQGEIAPETLKYFANWQWPENSIQLKDVQFNYQKEKGFTSTQGKLHWGGGELNYTFGQRQDRMNMPSLTAEMKDENGQLQIDVRDQQSQKMANLSLDPNLMLDVQLTQRMLLNVPSYQGKAGLDTYVISSRQPLLQGGF
- a CDS encoding acyl-CoA thioesterase; amino-acid sequence: MKELSVYPVVYRQTIAWGDMDAFGHVNNVQYYRYIESARIAYLMALNIFDQDIVTVVASSQCKYLKPVFYPDLLHIGARIEELRNSAFRMHYSLWSETQNQIVATGEAVMVCLDKLTSNKQAIPELIKQNIIAIEQSVGNNLALK
- a CDS encoding heme biosynthesis protein HemY, whose protein sequence is MKQLVLIYLLVSLLFFAMFAMLSYGYGNGYVYIYWRDWQFQSSLWGLIALFIVISLFAQLLWFVSRRYFAREQRKKENILQFKDLHPYEQLGIVWLLDAAKEQQEFIERVFTQSGLLSNIVDAQFDYKNGDYQLALQKLEKSAPMAFELAELQRIDIFLEQHETEKALTHLEFLAQHQLSPWLAEIETAYQQRITVLWGKLALQQPWLFLQSIQHGLLSAEHRDLWLQQLLIQFDQASVDDLAALQQRYIALENEIQARPYSSKVLWLKLLARMPEMGLQHEDLALHLLQENFDPEVFYLWFQQQLLKQIPDYSYVEQRIIQLEQRYTSVPMLTFAKWHIYVATQRSEEAEQLLTLYPDNILMSYLRIKSTLGDNLDLIRQLNLIFENDVNFLNFKI
- a CDS encoding uroporphyrinogen-III synthase encodes the protein MLFINTRPEDRAVNLTQALLEVGHQVINLPLLELVAEPFSLNLRELYQQLEQVQVIVVVSPTAVDVGMQYLQQQKISLDQLKHVQWIAVGQATAQALAKFNVDSHIPEVENSEGMLDLPILNQHVHLDKVAFWRGLGGRQFMMQRLQQQGVEILNFVLYRRQCPIQSVTLFPKILKKIMPSQPVMVLISSEASWNNWQQLCGQNNIDVKWIYLALGERLAQLLKNARLQTHQEINIIQLDNLSTSEIIQRIGAWQGRI
- a CDS encoding H-NS histone family protein gives rise to the protein MKPDISDLSVEDLKRLQVEAEALILSKKDQAIEDAYNQIIAIAEAVGFSVEELLELGEQKRKKTTRKAVEPRYRNKNNTEETWTGRGKQPRWLVAELEKGAKLEDFLI
- a CDS encoding type II secretion system protein N; translation: MKTIAQKLQQFRWQQFDKTSAFILALLILWLCWKLASLFWWVVAPPQPMQFDRVALGSQQAQVPNISSFALFNEPAATTAQDNVNVELQGVLLGYPSYLSSAVIKLNDTAERYRVGETIGSTSYQLAEVYWDHVILKQGNGATREVKFKGLDNGLYQPITPVLNPQAATPQTPAPAQNSSQSALGQAIQQMQENREQYLKNMGVSGGSDGYEISDRTPTNLKNTLGLRSGDRILSINGQTVGQGLSEVQLLEQVRREGHAKIEIKRGDQVMTIQQSF
- the gspD gene encoding type II secretion system secretin GspD; protein product: MAFLNHQRPLWALLAAAPLVATISTNVQAQTWKINLRDADLTAFINEVADITGKNFAVDPRVRGNVTVISNKPLNKDEVYDLFLGVLNVNGVVALPSGNTVKLVPDSNAKNSGIPYDARSRAGGDQIVTRVIWLQNTNPNDLIPALRPLMPQFAHLAAVAGTNALIVSDRATNIYQLENIIRNLDGTGQNDIEAISLQSSQAEEVIGLLETMSATGASKDFIGSRVRIIADNRTNRILIKGDPDSRKRLRQMIEMLDVPSADRLGGLKVFRLKYASAKNLAEILQGLVTGQSVSSSSNSSASKSNSISNLVSNNQNSGSSTGTSTSSISTPSINLNNNSNNSQNSGVTSFNSAGVSIIADSTQNALVVKADPQLMREIEAAIQQLDTRRQQVLIEAAIIEIVGSDADQLGVQWALGDLNSGVGLINFSNVGSSISKLAAGYLTGGAAGVGSALGTGSSIILGEYKEGANGSRKLYGALIQALKENKKSNLLSTPSIVTMDNEEAYIVVGQNVPFVTGSVATNGNSTVNPYTTVERKDVGVTLKVIPHIGEGGSVRLEVEQEVSNVENSKGQATDLVTSKRAIKTSVLADHGQTVVLGGLVTDQTDVSRQSLPVLGDIPYLGRLFRSDSRGNQKRNLLVFIHPTIVGDAEDVQRISQQRYNQLYSLQLSMDKNGNFAKLPENVADIYRPQPAVSSSPYQKVPTTTQKEAVVITKPVVVVEPQIQRKTVQLPAKATERSKNTVTTTTIRPASSQ